Within Blattabacterium cuenoti, the genomic segment ATCTACTCTTGGAGAAGTTCCTGTTTTCATTCTTCCATATTTTAATCCAAAATTTTTAATTAATTGTTCCGTGATTCCTTTAACTTTTGGTTCAGATATTCTTCCTCCATCAATTCTTTTTTTTCCAATAAAAATTTTCCCATTTAAAAATGTCCCATTTGTTAGTATTACTGATTTTCCCTTAATTTTTGTACCTAAAGAAGTAATTATTCCTTCAATTTTATTTTTTTTTATCACCAAAGATGTAACTGTTTCTTGATATAGATCTAACTTTGTATTTTTTTCTAAAAAAAATCTCCAATTATCTGAAAATAATTTTCTATCACATTGTGCTCTAGGACTCCACATAGCAGGACCTTTTGATTTATTTAACATTCTAAATTGTATCATACTATAATCTGTAATTATTCCTGAATAACCACCTAAAGCATCTATTTCTCTAATTATTTGTCCTTTGGCTATTCCTCCTATAGCTGGATTACATGACATTTGACCTATTGTTTGTAAATTGGTTGTAATCAGCAAAGTTTTTGATCCCATATTAGATGCTGCAGAAGCTGCTTCTGCTCCAGCATGTCCTCCTCCAACAACAATAACATCATATGTATTTAAAAACATGACTTTTTTTTCAAAATTGAAATAAATTTAAATAAAACTCTTCTTTTTTTTTCATCAATTTTCTATTGATTTTATCTTGATCGTCATATCCTAAAAAGTGTAATATAGCATGGATCATTACTCGTTTTAATTCTACCTGAAAAAGTTGATTCCATCGTTTGGAGTTAGAGAATATTCTATCTATACTGATAAATATATCTCCTGAAATAGAAGAATAAGTTTTTGTAAAATTATTGTTTTTTTTTTTCTTATTGTGTATCATAGAATGATTAAAAGAAATGACATCTGTATAATAATCTTTATTAAGATATTTTTTGTTCATATTTAAAATAAAATTGTCATCACAAAAAATATAATTAATATTTCCAGCATATTTTCCTTCATTTTTTAATATCATGCAAATTTTTTTACTAAAAAAAGATTCATTTTTAATAGAAAAATTAGAAACCTCATAAAAGAAATTAATCATAATGAAATAAAATAATAATGATCATTATAATGAATGATTTTGTATTTTTTATGAAAAAAATAAATAATTTTATTTTCAATGAAAAAAATAATCAAAAAAATTCCAAATACTTTGACTTTATTCAATTTATTTTTTGGATGTATTTCGCTCACTTTTTTACAATCAAAACATTTTGAATGTTCCGCTTTTTTCACTATGCTTTCATTAATTGTTGATTTATTAGATGGATTTTTTTCTAGATTTCTAAATATAGAAAATGAATTTGGAAAAGAATTAGATTCTTTAGCCGATATGGTTTCTTTTGGAATTGTTCCATCTATGATAGTTTTTTTTCTATTAAAAAATGAAAAAATACCGTTTATCGAATGGAGTGCTTTTTTTATTTCCATATTTTCTGCATGGCGTTTAGCTCAATTCAATATTTTTTTTTCTAAAAAAAATGAAAAAAAAAGAAATTATTATGGATTATCCACTCCAATTAATACCTTATTTTTTTCATCTTTATCTATGATAAAGGATCACATTCTATTATCTCCTATTATAATACTTATGATGGTTTTTCTATCTTGTTATTTTTTAATATCTAAAATTCCTATGTTTTCTTTCTACTTTGATGGATTTTCTTGGAAAAAAAATAAAATACGTTATTTATTTTTATTGATGAGTATATTTCTTTTATTAACTTTACACATGTTTTCTTTACCATGCATTATCATTTTTTATATTATAACTTCAATTTCAATTTATTATAATAAGTTGAATAGAAAAAATTCACACTAAATGAAACTCCAACTTCATCGTCCTATTTGTTTTTTTGACATAGAAGCTACAGGAATCAACATTGGAAAAGATAGAATTATTGAAATATCTATATTAAAAATATTTCCAAATGGAGAGAAGGAAGATAAAACTTGGTTGATTTATCCTGGAATTCCGATACCTCCACAATCAACAGCTATTCACGGAATTAAAGATGAGGATGTTTCAGGAAAATCCCCATTTAAAGATGTAGCTATACATATTTTTAATATGATTGAAAATTCGGATTTAGCAGGATATAATTCTAATAGATTCGACATTCCAATTTTAGCTGAAGAAATGCTTCGTGCAGGAATATCTTTTGATATAAAAAAACATAAGACAATAGATGTTCAAGTAATTTTTCACAAAATGGAACCTAGAACTCTTTCTGCTGCTTATAAATATTTTTGTAAAAAAAATTTAATGAAAGCTCATAGTTCCAAAGCAGATACATATGCTACATATGAAATTCTACTAGCACAATTAGAAAAATATGAAGACTTAAAAAAAGACGTCAAAAGTTTAAATCAGTTTTCAAAACAAAAAAATATAGCAGATCTTGCAGGGTTTATAAAAATAGATGAAGAAGGAAATGAAATATTTAACTTCGGAAAATATAAAGGAGAAAAAGTTTGCGAAATCTTTGATAAAGATCCTAATTATTATGGATGGATGCAAAATTCTGATTTTCCTCTATATACTAAAAAAATATTAACGAATGTTAAACTAAAGAAATTTAATAATAAATAATTCTTTTAATTCTTTTGAATAAGATCTTCTAATTTTTTTTCTACAAAAAGGGTCAAATTTTTTCCTTTTAATAAGTTTTTTGATAAAAAAGTTAAATTTAAAGCTTCTTGAAGAAGATTGTTTCTTTTTTCTTCAAATGGAGTATCTAATATTTTTTTTATTATAACATGATTTGTATTGACAACCAATTCATAAAATTTTTCTTTATTATTTTTTTTAATATCACTTTTTACAAAAAAATTCATTTCTTTCATTCTACGTAAAAATTCCGGTATAATAATTAAAAAAGGAGAATCTTTTTTGGATAAATTTTCCAATTTAATAGTAGAAAATCTATATTCATTTAATTCATTTTTTAAATAAGTATTTATCATTTTTTTCAAATTTTCTTTCTCTCTGTAAGAAAGTTCTGAATCAGATTTCTCTTCTTTCTCTTCTTGAGGGATTAATTTATTAATATGATCTGAATCTATACGAACAAAAGAAATATCTTTATGGAAAAATTCTAGTTTTTGTATCAAATGAACTGTGAGAGGACTGTCTAAAATTAAAACTTCATAAGATTTATTTTCTGCATCTTTAATGTAACTATATTGTTTTTCTATATCAGAAGTATAAAGAAAAATTATTTTTCCTTCTTTATTTTTTTGAAAATCTTTAATTTTTTCCTTAAATTCATCAAGTGTAAAATAAATATTTTTTATAGTAGAATATAAAAAGAATTTATTGGCTCTTTCAAAGAAATTTTCCGCACTAATCATTCCATATTCTACAAAAATTTTGATATATTTCCATTTTTTTTGAAAATTTTCTCTATCTGTTTTAAACATAGAATCAAGTTTATCAGATACTTTTCTAGTTATATATTTTGAAATATTTTTTACAGATGTATCTGATTGTAAATGAGAACGTGATACATTAAGAGGAATATCTGGAGAATCGATAACTCCTCTTAATAAACTTAAAAAATCTGGAACAATTCTCTCTAAGTTATCTGTAATATAAACTTGATTTTGATACAAGTGAATTTTATCTCTTTGAAAATCAATTTTATTATCTATTTCTGGAAAATATAAAATTCCCGTCAAACGAAATGGATGATCTATATTTAAATGAATCCAAAATAAAGGATCTTCCATTTGTTTTGGATATAATTCATGATAAAAATTTAAATAATCTTTTTCCTTTAAATGAAAAGGATTTTTTCTCCAAGCAGGATCAACATTATTGATAATAATTTCTTTTTCTTTTTCTGAAGAGAAAGAAATCATTACAGGCATAAATTTACAATATTTATGAAGTAATTCTAAAATACGATCGTGTTCTAAAAATTCTTTGCTTTCCTCATTAATAAATAAAATAATTTCTGTTCCTCTGTTTCTTCTTTCTGTTTCCTTCATAGAAAATTTTGGAGATCCTTCGCAAGACCAAAAGACAGAAGGAGAATCTTTCTTGTAAGATTGAGTTAATATTATCACTTTTTCTGAGACCATAAAAGAAGAATAAAATCCTAATCCAAAATGACCAATAATAGAAGAAGACAGATTTTTTTTATCTTCGTATTTTTTTATAAATTCTTCAGCACCAGAAAAAGCAATTTGATTAATATATTTTTCTACTTCTTCTTTTGTCATTCCTATTCCATTATCAATAATATGAATAGTTTTCTTTTTCTTATCTATTTTGATGATTATCTTAAAATCATTTCCAAAATCTTCATCTATTTCTCCTGATTTTGCTATAGTTTTTAATTTTAAAATAGCATCAGTTGCATTGGAAACGAGTTCTCTTAAAAAAATTTCTTGATCCGAGTAAAGAAATCTTTTAATAATAGGAAAAATATTGTCAGAAGTAACGCTAATTTGATCATTTTTCATATTCAGAATAAAAAAAAATGTGAATAATAAAATAAAACAAAGATTATACCATTTTTAATGGATAAGACATTCTGTCAGTTTCAAATCAAACTTTTTTTTGGAAAAAAAGAGTCTACAAATTTTTTTCCATCAAATTCTTTTAAATCTTGTATTTTTTCCCCTATTCCAATATACTTAATTGGTATTTTAAATTGATCCATTATTCCTATAACCACTCCTCCTTTAGCTGTTCCTTCTAATTTTGTTAGAATTAGAGAAGAAACTTTTACAAAAGTAGTGAATTTCTTAACTTGTTCAAAAGCATTTTGTCCCGTGGAACTATCTAAAACAAGTATAATTTCATGAGGAGATTCAGGGATAATCTTTTTCATTACTCTGCTTATTTTAGAAAGTTCTTCCATAAGATTTATGCGATTTTGCAATCTTCCAGCTGTATCAATTAATACAACATCTATGTTTTTAGATATCGCAGATTTCAAAGTATCGTATGCAACAGATGCTGGATCTGCATGTATATGTTGTTTTATTAATGGAACATTAGCTCTATTTGCCCATATTTCAAGTTGGGTTACAGCAGCAGCACGAAATGTATCTGAAGCTCCTATCATCACATTAAATTTTTTATTTTTTAAAAAAAATGCTAATTTTCCAATTGTCGTTGTTTTTCCTACACCATTGACTCCAACCATCATAATAACATATGGTTTTTTTTCATATTTTATTTTTTTTTCTAAACATTCATTTTGAATATCTACAAAAAGAACTTCTATTTCCTCTTTAAGAAGTTTATATAGACCTTGAATAGGAATATCTTCATATTTTTCTTTTTTAATCTTTTTTTCAAGACTATTGATAATTTTTATAGTTGTTTTTGTTCCTATATCTGAAGATAATAATATATCTTCTATATGATCAATAAAATTGATATCTAATTTAGATTTTCTAAAAAAAAGATTTTTTATTTTAGAAAAGAAAGATTCTCTAGTTTTATTTAATTCAGGATCAAATGTTTTTTCTTTTTCTTTTTTTAAAAACATAAAAATTATTAATAATAATGATTTAAAATAATAAATTAGTCATTTTTTTCTAAAAAATCTTTAACTTCACTATCAATTAACATTTTCTCCTCAAAAATATAAGATCCAGATTTTTTTTTAGATTTTATAATTTTAATGGCTAGAGTCATTTTTTTTGATATTTTTTTTTTGTTTTCTATAATAATCTTTTTAGGACTATTTTTATTACTATTACTACTAGTAGAAGTAGGCATAAAACTAATTTTATTTTATTTCTTTATGAAGAGTATATCTTTTTAAGATGGGATTATATTTTTTTAATTCGATTCTATCAGGTGTATTTTTTTTATTTTTTGTAGTTATATATCTGGAACACCCAGGTTTTCCACTTTTTTTTTGTTCAGTACATTCCAATATGACTTGGATTCTATTTCCTTTTTTTCCCATTATGTTCTAATTTTTTTTATTTTCTTCTTTAATTTAAATTTAAAACGTTTTAATGCATTTTCAATTCCAATTTTATTAATTAGTTTAATAGCGGAAGCACAAATTTTTAAGGTAATCCATTTCTTTTCTTCTATTAAAAAAAAACGTTTTTTACACAAATTAATATGAAAACGACGTTTTTTTTTGTTGTTTGCATGAGAAACTTTATTTCCCACCATAGCCTTTTTCCCCGTTAATTCACAAACTTTTGACATAATTATTTTTTTTTTATAAATTGTTTTTTTACATTCTTACACAAGAAAGAATCTAAGATAGAAAAAATCTTTTTTTTCAATTTAACGAAAAAGTTAAAACCGTTATTATTTTATTTCATATTATTTTATTAATAATAAAATGTCAGGACATAGCAAATGGTCAAATATACAGCATAGAAAATCTAATCAGGATTTTAGAAGATCTAAAAAGTTTTCTAAAATCATTAAAGAAATTTCTACTGCCGTTAAAGAAACAGGAAAAAATAAAACTTCATTTCGTTTAAGAAATGCAATACTCAATGCAAAGTCAGTTAATATTCCTAAACAAACTATAGAAAGAGCAATACAAAAAGCTTTACACAATAATAAGAAAAATAATAATTATAAAAATATAAATTTAGAAGGAAAAGTTCACGGAATCAGTTTGATT encodes:
- the rpmG gene encoding 50S ribosomal protein L33 — encoded protein: MGKKGNRIQVILECTEQKKSGKPGCSRYITTKNKKNTPDRIELKKYNPILKRYTLHKEIK
- the rpmB gene encoding 50S ribosomal protein L28, with the translated sequence MSKVCELTGKKAMVGNKVSHANNKKKRRFHINLCKKRFFLIEEKKWITLKICASAIKLINKIGIENALKRFKFKLKKKIKKIRT
- a CDS encoding DUF4295 family protein, whose amino-acid sequence is MPTSTSSNSNKNSPKKIIIENKKKISKKMTLAIKIIKSKKKSGSYIFEEKMLIDSEVKDFLEKND
- a CDS encoding CDP-alcohol phosphatidyltransferase family protein — encoded protein: MKKIIKKIPNTLTLFNLFFGCISLTFLQSKHFECSAFFTMLSLIVDLLDGFFSRFLNIENEFGKELDSLADMVSFGIVPSMIVFFLLKNEKIPFIEWSAFFISIFSAWRLAQFNIFFSKKNEKKRNYYGLSTPINTLFFSSLSMIKDHILLSPIIILMMVFLSCYFLISKIPMFSFYFDGFSWKKNKIRYLFLLMSIFLLLTLHMFSLPCIIIFYIITSISIYYNKLNRKNSH
- the ftsY gene encoding signal recognition particle-docking protein FtsY, giving the protein MFLKKEKEKTFDPELNKTRESFFSKIKNLFFRKSKLDINFIDHIEDILLSSDIGTKTTIKIINSLEKKIKKEKYEDIPIQGLYKLLKEEIEVLFVDIQNECLEKKIKYEKKPYVIMMVGVNGVGKTTTIGKLAFFLKNKKFNVMIGASDTFRAAAVTQLEIWANRANVPLIKQHIHADPASVAYDTLKSAISKNIDVVLIDTAGRLQNRINLMEELSKISRVMKKIIPESPHEIILVLDSSTGQNAFEQVKKFTTFVKVSSLILTKLEGTAKGGVVIGIMDQFKIPIKYIGIGEKIQDLKEFDGKKFVDSFFPKKSLI
- a CDS encoding 3'-5' exonuclease, coding for MKLQLHRPICFFDIEATGINIGKDRIIEISILKIFPNGEKEDKTWLIYPGIPIPPQSTAIHGIKDEDVSGKSPFKDVAIHIFNMIENSDLAGYNSNRFDIPILAEEMLRAGISFDIKKHKTIDVQVIFHKMEPRTLSAAYKYFCKKNLMKAHSSKADTYATYEILLAQLEKYEDLKKDVKSLNQFSKQKNIADLAGFIKIDEEGNEIFNFGKYKGEKVCEIFDKDPNYYGWMQNSDFPLYTKKILTNVKLKKFNNK
- the htpG gene encoding molecular chaperone HtpG, which gives rise to MKNDQISVTSDNIFPIIKRFLYSDQEIFLRELVSNATDAILKLKTIAKSGEIDEDFGNDFKIIIKIDKKKKTIHIIDNGIGMTKEEVEKYINQIAFSGAEEFIKKYEDKKNLSSSIIGHFGLGFYSSFMVSEKVIILTQSYKKDSPSVFWSCEGSPKFSMKETERRNRGTEIILFINEESKEFLEHDRILELLHKYCKFMPVMISFSSEKEKEIIINNVDPAWRKNPFHLKEKDYLNFYHELYPKQMEDPLFWIHLNIDHPFRLTGILYFPEIDNKIDFQRDKIHLYQNQVYITDNLERIVPDFLSLLRGVIDSPDIPLNVSRSHLQSDTSVKNISKYITRKVSDKLDSMFKTDRENFQKKWKYIKIFVEYGMISAENFFERANKFFLYSTIKNIYFTLDEFKEKIKDFQKNKEGKIIFLYTSDIEKQYSYIKDAENKSYEVLILDSPLTVHLIQKLEFFHKDISFVRIDSDHINKLIPQEEKEEKSDSELSYREKENLKKMINTYLKNELNEYRFSTIKLENLSKKDSPFLIIIPEFLRRMKEMNFFVKSDIKKNNKEKFYELVVNTNHVIIKKILDTPFEEKRNNLLQEALNLTFLSKNLLKGKNLTLFVEKKLEDLIQKN
- the ybeY gene encoding rRNA maturation RNase YbeY, coding for MINFFYEVSNFSIKNESFFSKKICMILKNEGKYAGNINYIFCDDNFILNMNKKYLNKDYYTDVISFNHSMIHNKKKKNNNFTKTYSSISGDIFISIDRIFSNSKRWNQLFQVELKRVMIHAILHFLGYDDQDKINRKLMKKKEEFYLNLFQF